In Lachnospiraceae bacterium, one DNA window encodes the following:
- the acpS gene encoding holo-ACP synthase, with protein sequence MILGVGTDLVEIDRMRKACEKEYFVSRTFTEAESRQAGGSASKLAGSFAVKEAVAKVFGTGFRTFMPGDIEVLRDELGKPYVRLYGGALEQFEKMGMEQIHVSISNTNGLAMAFAVGEGKGSQEK encoded by the coding sequence ATGATACTGGGAGTAGGAACGGATCTGGTAGAAATTGACCGTATGAGAAAGGCCTGCGAAAAAGAATATTTTGTGTCACGCACATTTACAGAGGCGGAAAGCCGGCAAGCAGGAGGGTCTGCCTCTAAACTTGCCGGCTCTTTTGCTGTAAAAGAGGCAGTAGCCAAAGTGTTCGGGACAGGTTTTCGTACCTTTATGCCGGGAGATATTGAAGTTTTGCGGGATGAGCTGGGAAAGCCCTATGTGCGTCTTTATGGCGGGGCTTTAGAACAGTTTGAAAAAATGGGAATGGAGCAGATCCATGTTTCTATTTCCAATACAAATGGACTGGCAATGGCTTTTGCAGTAGGAGAAGGGAAAGGATCACAGGAAAAATGA
- a CDS encoding sugar ABC transporter permease — MRGRRKSYAYFFILPGCLILLMFTILAAALAFGFSFMDFNLLRPKDAAFVGFENYIRLFQDASFLKAMKNTLYFAVIVVPYQVTLAFGLALLVRENIKGIGIFRSAYFSPLVTSMSVIAILWTFIYNPNPTQGLLNAILTKFGLPACDFLRSADTAMNSIIFMSGWHAAGHQMMILLAGLQAIPEDLYEAASIDGAGAFKKFLYITIPGIKNVLIFVVMMTTIAAMKLFTQPYIMTNGGPKESTMTLTYYLYRQGFQYRNMGYASAVSVIFFIVVVGISVVVKKLMKAR; from the coding sequence ATGAGGGGCAGAAGAAAAAGCTATGCTTACTTTTTCATCCTTCCAGGCTGTCTGATCCTGCTGATGTTTACCATCCTGGCAGCGGCTCTGGCATTTGGATTCAGCTTTATGGATTTTAACCTGCTGCGGCCAAAGGATGCAGCTTTTGTAGGATTTGAAAATTACATCCGCCTGTTTCAGGATGCCAGTTTTTTAAAGGCAATGAAAAATACACTGTATTTTGCAGTTATTGTAGTTCCTTATCAGGTTACACTGGCATTTGGTCTGGCACTTTTAGTACGTGAAAATATTAAAGGCATTGGGATTTTCCGGTCTGCCTATTTTTCACCGTTAGTAACATCTATGAGTGTTATCGCTATCCTGTGGACTTTTATTTACAATCCCAATCCAACACAGGGTCTTTTAAATGCTATTTTAACAAAATTCGGGCTTCCGGCCTGCGATTTCCTGCGAAGTGCTGATACAGCCATGAACTCCATTATCTTTATGTCAGGCTGGCATGCAGCAGGACATCAGATGATGATCCTTTTGGCAGGTCTTCAGGCAATCCCGGAAGATCTTTATGAAGCAGCTTCCATTGATGGGGCCGGTGCATTTAAAAAGTTTCTTTATATCACTATTCCGGGTATTAAAAATGTGCTGATCTTCGTAGTTATGATGACGACGATCGCTGCTATGAAGCTGTTTACACAGCCTTACATTATGACCAACGGCGGTCCAAAAGAGTCTACTATGACACTGACCTATTATCTGTATCGTCAGGGCTTCCAGTACCGCAATATGGGATATGCTTCTGCAGTTTCAGTTATTTTCTTTATTGTAGTAGTAGGTATTTCAGTTGTAGTAAAGAAGCTTATGAAAGCAAGATAG
- a CDS encoding carbohydrate ABC transporter permease — protein MNKNKKYFLIYVVNILLGLLYISPLIWMVVSAFKPENRIFADMSKGLAAFWPAGATLGNFKEVFVRSNMPRYILNSVTYVTILVFLSMAVNSAFGYALAKFEFKGKNVILTVVLSLLVLPLESILLSLFFIVNKLGWVDSYLALIIPFIVKCFDVYLFRQFFLDVPDDLIEAAEIDGAGPFKTFLQVIIPVSKPVFATVFILDYVAYWSDFMWPLLVITDAGKRTVQLGIQTFFTEPPVYYGPIMAALTIASVPMIIMFLFLQKYYVQGISTSGIKG, from the coding sequence ATGAATAAGAATAAAAAATATTTTCTGATCTATGTAGTCAATATCCTTCTGGGACTTTTGTATATTTCTCCCCTGATCTGGATGGTGGTATCTGCATTTAAACCGGAAAACCGTATTTTTGCAGATATGTCCAAAGGATTGGCAGCCTTCTGGCCTGCAGGAGCGACCTTAGGTAATTTTAAAGAAGTCTTTGTACGAAGCAATATGCCCCGCTATATCCTGAACAGTGTTACTTATGTTACGATCCTTGTGTTTTTAAGCATGGCAGTAAACTCTGCCTTTGGTTATGCACTTGCAAAATTTGAATTTAAGGGTAAAAATGTGATCCTTACAGTGGTATTATCTTTGTTGGTACTGCCGTTGGAAAGTATTTTGCTATCTTTGTTTTTCATTGTAAATAAGCTGGGATGGGTGGATTCCTATCTGGCACTGATCATTCCTTTTATTGTAAAATGTTTTGACGTATACCTGTTCAGGCAGTTTTTCCTGGATGTGCCGGATGATCTGATCGAAGCAGCAGAGATTGACGGAGCCGGACCATTTAAAACCTTTTTACAGGTCATCATACCGGTATCCAAGCCTGTTTTTGCTACTGTCTTTATTCTGGATTATGTGGCTTACTGGTCCGACTTTATGTGGCCGCTGCTTGTTATCACTGATGCAGGAAAAAGAACGGTACAGCTTGGTATCCAGACATTCTTTACAGAACCTCCGGTTTATTATGGTCCTATAATGGCTGCGCTGACTATTGCATCTGTGCCTATGATCATTATGTTCCTGTTTTTACAGAAATATTATGTGCAGGGAATTTCTACCAGTGGTATTAAAGGTTGA
- a CDS encoding redox-sensing transcriptional repressor Rex, whose translation MERKEISKAVISRLPRYYRYLGELIEEGVERISSNELSSRMKVTASQIRQDLNNFGGFGQQGYGYNVKYLYSEIAKILGIDRQHNVIIIGAGNLGQAIANYTNFERRGFVIRGMFDINPKLIGLVIRGIEIRSVDDLETFIRENNIQIAALTIPKTKAPEIADRLIKAGIKAIWNFAHTDLVVPDDVVVENVHLSESLMRLSYRVCNMQEKTDAEETKKE comes from the coding sequence ATGGAACGCAAAGAGATATCAAAAGCAGTAATTTCCAGACTGCCCAGATATTATCGCTACCTTGGTGAGCTGATCGAGGAAGGAGTAGAGCGTATTTCTTCTAATGAACTGAGCAGCAGAATGAAGGTAACGGCGTCTCAGATCCGTCAGGACCTTAATAATTTTGGTGGCTTTGGCCAGCAAGGGTACGGATATAACGTAAAATATCTTTATTCAGAGATCGCAAAGATCCTTGGCATTGACCGTCAGCACAATGTGATCATCATTGGTGCAGGTAATCTGGGACAGGCTATTGCCAATTATACGAATTTTGAACGGAGAGGATTTGTTATCAGAGGAATGTTTGATATCAATCCAAAGCTGATCGGACTGGTGATCCGCGGTATCGAGATCCGTTCTGTGGATGATCTGGAAACCTTTATCAGGGAAAATAATATCCAGATCGCAGCACTTACCATTCCAAAGACAAAGGCTCCGGAGATTGCTGACCGTCTGATCAAAGCCGGTATTAAGGCTATCTGGAATTTTGCACACACAGATCTGGTAGTGCCGGATGATGTAGTAGTAGAAAACGTACATTTATCAGAGAGCCTGATGCGTCTGTCTTACCGCGTATGCAACATGCAGGAGAAGACTGATGCAGAAGAGACTAAAAAGGAATAA
- the abc-f gene encoding ABC-F type ribosomal protection protein — protein sequence MILSCSNICKSFGENDILKQVSFHIEDHEKAAIVGINGAGKSTLLKVLIGKLAADDGVVTWAKGASIGYLAQHQDLEGAETIYDALLEVKKPVIQMEARIRSLELEMKSASGDELEAKLSEYSRLNHEFEMADGYSYQSEITGVLKGLGFTEDEFSKPITALSGGQKTRVSLGKLLLTKPDILLLDEPTNHLDMESIAWLETYLRNYSGAVIIVAHDRYFLDRVVTKIIELDMGHCTVFSGNYSAYGNKKAMLRDAAIRAYLNQQQEIRHQEAVIAKLKSFNREKSIKRAESREKMLDKIDRLEKPVQTNDSMDIRLEPDVVSGNDVLTVTGLSKSFDTQTLFTNVDFEIKRGERVAVIGNNGTGKTTLLKIINGIIPADSGQIRLGSKVHIGYYDQEHQVLHMDKTLFQEIQDTYPNMNNTQIRNTLAAFLFTGDDVFKLIRDLSGGERGRVSLAKLMLSDANFLLLDEPTNHLDITSKEILESALNRYTGTVLYVSHDRYFINRTATRILDLTNGSFINYIGNYDYYLEKKEDVEAAFAARQMAQTAANHPTGTNSPQATSTASGISSSRTSQTAMTASSAGSPADGKIDWKAQKEEQARLRKRQNELKKIEDKIHELETRDGEIDELLSQEDVYTDVSRLMELNKEKESIQKELEVLYEKWEELAE from the coding sequence ATGATATTATCCTGCAGTAATATCTGCAAGTCATTTGGGGAAAATGACATTTTAAAGCAGGTTTCTTTCCATATAGAAGATCACGAAAAAGCGGCGATCGTAGGCATCAATGGCGCCGGAAAATCCACTCTTTTAAAGGTACTTATTGGGAAACTGGCCGCAGATGACGGCGTTGTTACCTGGGCAAAGGGTGCTTCCATTGGTTACCTGGCCCAGCATCAGGATCTGGAGGGGGCTGAAACTATTTACGATGCCCTTTTAGAGGTGAAAAAACCAGTGATCCAGATGGAGGCCCGCATCCGCAGCCTGGAACTGGAAATGAAATCCGCTTCCGGTGATGAATTAGAGGCCAAGCTTTCTGAATACAGCCGGTTAAACCATGAATTTGAAATGGCAGACGGTTATTCCTACCAAAGCGAGATCACCGGTGTTTTAAAGGGTCTCGGATTTACAGAGGATGAATTTTCCAAACCCATCACTGCTCTCTCAGGCGGCCAGAAGACCCGCGTTTCCTTAGGCAAGCTGCTGCTTACCAAACCAGACATCCTGCTTCTGGACGAGCCTACCAACCACCTGGATATGGAGTCCATCGCATGGTTAGAAACTTATCTGAGAAACTACAGCGGTGCTGTGATCATCGTTGCCCATGACCGGTATTTCCTGGACCGTGTGGTAACAAAGATCATTGAACTGGACATGGGGCATTGTACTGTATTTTCAGGAAATTATTCTGCCTACGGCAATAAAAAGGCCATGCTCCGCGATGCTGCCATCCGTGCCTATTTAAACCAGCAGCAGGAGATTCGTCACCAGGAAGCTGTTATTGCCAAATTAAAGTCCTTTAACCGTGAGAAGTCCATTAAGCGGGCAGAAAGCCGTGAAAAGATGCTGGATAAGATCGATCGTCTGGAAAAACCTGTACAGACAAATGATTCCATGGATATCCGCCTGGAACCGGATGTAGTCAGTGGAAATGATGTTCTGACAGTTACTGGGCTAAGCAAATCCTTTGACACACAGACACTGTTTACCAATGTGGATTTTGAGATCAAACGGGGAGAACGGGTTGCTGTTATTGGAAATAACGGTACTGGCAAGACTACTCTTTTAAAGATCATCAATGGCATCATCCCTGCAGATTCCGGTCAGATCCGTTTGGGTTCCAAAGTGCATATTGGTTACTACGATCAGGAACACCAGGTACTTCACATGGACAAGACCCTGTTCCAGGAAATACAGGACACGTATCCAAACATGAACAATACCCAGATCCGCAATACACTGGCAGCTTTCCTTTTTACAGGAGATGACGTATTTAAGCTGATCCGGGATTTAAGCGGTGGGGAACGAGGCCGTGTTTCCCTTGCGAAATTAATGCTCTCTGATGCTAATTTCCTGCTTCTGGACGAGCCTACCAACCACCTGGACATCACCTCCAAGGAGATCCTTGAAAGTGCTTTAAACCGCTATACAGGAACAGTATTGTATGTGTCCCATGACCGTTACTTTATCAACCGTACTGCTACCCGAATCCTGGATCTGACAAATGGTTCATTTATCAACTATATCGGCAATTATGACTATTATCTGGAGAAAAAAGAAGATGTAGAAGCTGCCTTTGCCGCAAGACAGATGGCCCAGACTGCAGCTAACCATCCAACCGGTACAAACAGCCCGCAGGCAACCAGTACTGCCTCCGGCATATCTTCAAGCCGTACTTCCCAGACAGCTATGACCGCCTCCTCTGCCGGCTCTCCTGCTGACGGAAAAATAGACTGGAAAGCCCAGAAAGAAGAACAGGCCCGTCTTCGCAAACGCCAGAATGAACTTAAAAAAATTGAGGATAAGATCCATGAGCTTGAAACAAGGGATGGCGAGATCGATGAGCTCCTCTCCCAGGAAGATGTATATACCGATGTTTCCCGCCTTATGGAGCTGAACAAAGAGAAAGAATCCATTCAGAAAGAACTGGAAGTTCTCTATGAGAAATGGGAAGAACTGGCAGAATAA
- a CDS encoding NAD(P)H-hydrate dehydratase, with protein sequence MRTLLSGRKMKAADARTIQEIGIPSMVLMERAAMAVVAQAEKKAKKDKYIWSVCGSGNNGADGVAAARMLYLKGYLVCIYMAGDENKGTQELKTQLSIARKLGISVRTWQEAETDKKEKRCGVIIDAVFGVGLGRPVEGVYKKCLDELNQIREQEHAYCVAVDIPSGIHADTGEVMGTALKADVTVTFGWEKMGTALYPGRGYGGKVLVEDIGFPEMALEGEEEESGRPERAFAYEKEDLCHIPGRKADSNKGTFGKVLIAAGSAGMCGAAYLSALTAYKAGAGLVKILTVEENRPILQGLLPEAIMVTYTPDQLIQGREEFKEMIEEQMKWASVVVLGPGLGSEPYVEYLVEDILTSAYVPVILDADGLNTVASHPYLTSYYTENIIITPHLGEMARLTGQTISQLKEDLVGAASAYASRYGVTCVLKDAATVVAGQEGGLYINTSGCSAMAKAGSGDVLTGTIAGLLAIGMEEEEAARMGVYVHGLAGEKAAAAGSHSLLATELSRAVGDVMDEAVRCEE encoded by the coding sequence ATGAGGACTCTTTTGTCAGGAAGAAAAATGAAGGCAGCAGATGCTAGAACCATACAGGAAATAGGGATTCCCTCTATGGTATTAATGGAACGGGCTGCTATGGCAGTGGTTGCACAGGCAGAGAAAAAAGCGAAAAAAGATAAATATATCTGGTCTGTATGTGGCAGTGGAAATAATGGCGCTGACGGTGTGGCAGCGGCCAGAATGCTTTATTTAAAGGGATATCTGGTATGTATTTATATGGCAGGAGATGAAAACAAAGGCACACAGGAATTAAAGACCCAGCTTTCTATTGCCAGAAAATTGGGGATTTCTGTAAGAACATGGCAGGAAGCAGAAACAGACAAAAAAGAAAAGCGCTGCGGTGTTATCATTGATGCTGTATTTGGCGTAGGTCTTGGACGTCCGGTAGAAGGCGTTTATAAAAAATGCTTAGATGAATTAAACCAGATAAGAGAGCAGGAGCATGCTTACTGCGTGGCAGTGGATATCCCCTCTGGCATTCATGCCGATACAGGTGAGGTTATGGGAACTGCTTTAAAAGCAGATGTAACAGTGACGTTTGGCTGGGAAAAAATGGGAACAGCTCTTTATCCGGGAAGAGGCTATGGGGGAAAGGTGCTGGTTGAAGACATCGGTTTTCCTGAAATGGCATTAGAAGGGGAAGAGGAAGAGAGTGGCAGACCGGAACGGGCCTTTGCCTATGAAAAAGAAGATCTCTGCCATATTCCTGGGAGAAAAGCAGATTCCAATAAAGGAACGTTTGGAAAAGTACTGATCGCAGCGGGAAGTGCAGGCATGTGCGGTGCTGCCTATTTAAGCGCCCTTACTGCTTATAAAGCAGGTGCCGGACTTGTAAAAATACTGACAGTAGAAGAAAACCGTCCCATCCTTCAGGGACTGCTTCCAGAAGCAATCATGGTAACTTATACACCGGACCAGCTCATCCAGGGCCGGGAAGAGTTTAAAGAAATGATCGAAGAGCAGATGAAATGGGCCAGCGTAGTTGTTTTAGGCCCAGGTTTAGGAAGTGAGCCTTATGTAGAATATCTGGTAGAAGATATCCTTACCAGTGCCTATGTTCCGGTGATCCTGGATGCTGACGGTTTAAATACAGTTGCTTCCCACCCTTACCTGACTTCTTATTATACGGAAAATATCATTATCACCCCCCATCTTGGTGAAATGGCAAGACTTACAGGCCAGACTATCAGTCAGTTAAAAGAAGACCTGGTAGGAGCTGCCAGTGCCTATGCATCAAGATATGGTGTGACTTGTGTGTTAAAAGATGCAGCTACCGTAGTGGCAGGTCAGGAAGGTGGTCTTTATATTAACACCAGTGGCTGCAGTGCTATGGCAAAAGCCGGTTCAGGGGATGTGCTTACCGGTACCATTGCCGGACTTTTAGCTATTGGTATGGAAGAGGAAGAAGCGGCCCGGATGGGGGTATATGTTCATGGGCTGGCAGGAGAAAAGGCAGCGGCCGCCGGAAGCCATAGTCTGCTGGCTACAGAATTGTCCAGGGCAGTAGGGGATGTTATGGATGAGGCAGTGAGGTGTGAGGAGTAA